TTCCTGCGCGCCTCGTCGTCCCACTCGGGCTCGCGGGTGACGATCGTCCGGCCCGTGAACGTGCCGTCCTGGTCGAAGTGCTCGTGGACCTCTTCGGGTTCCCAGCCCTCAAACCGACGCGGCGATACCCCGGCGGCAAGGGCGACAGCTACGCGCTCGCGCTGCCCGCGAGAATCAGCGAGAGGTGTTCCGCTTTTGGGACAGCGCGCACACCCTCGTTCAGGTGCCAGATTGTCGACGCCAGCCGCTTCCACTCGCCACTGGAGAGAATCTCGTCGCAGAAGGCGAGCATCTCGTCGTCCGGCTCCGGGTCGACGAGAGCCAGACGGAGAGCAGCCGGCGGGAAGGTGTCCATGTTGTAGCGGCCAGCGTCCTGGGGCTTGCTGTCGCGCGGAGCGTGCTTGCTGAGCAGGAGGTTCCAGTCAGACCGCTTCGACTGCTGGAGCACGAACTCGTGGAAGGAATCAGGGTTCTCGTCGACCAGCGCGGCCATCTGCTTCAGCAGGTTCACCGAGGCCGGATCACCAGCAATCCGTCCCGTCGGCTTCGGCTTCTCCGGGTTGCGGTTCGCGGCCCGGGCCTCCTCGCTGCGCCGCGCCTCCATGTACTCGAGCCCGAGCGCCTGGTACTCCTCAGCCAGATCAGGCGAGAAGCACACCTGCTCGGTAGTACGTCGGCGTCCGTTCTTCTCCGACGCCATGACGTCAGCGAATGACTTGCTCATGATTCCTCCACGGTGGGCAGTGCGGGCAGTTTTTTGGGCAGGAGGGGTCAGGTCACCGGTTCCGTCGCCGCTGCCCACGACGACGGAACCGGTGTCTGTCAGGCGACGAGCGCGACCTTGCGGGTCGGCGCACCGGTGCCGGCGGCGACGAGCGCCTGCCGGATCCAGAACTCGCCGAACTCGTCGGTCAGGTCGTACTCGTCCATCTGCTCACCGAGGTTCACCGGCCACAGGTTCACGAACTGACCGACCGCCCAGTCCGTGTCGATCGAGTCGAGCGCGAGACGCTCCACGATGATCCCGGACGTGTTCGGGACGAGCTTCTCCGCGGCCTTCACCCCGTCCGACGCGGCAGCACCCTGCGGGTTGTTGGAGTACAGCAGGTCCGACAGCTCGTACATGGTCTCGCCGAGGATCTTCCGGCCAGCCTTGGAGCAGATGCGGCGCTTCGCGTCGCCCTTGTTCTGCGTGATCGACGGCTTCCAGCCGGCGTCCGCGAGCATGCAGGAGATGTCGAGCGACGACACCGCGGTGATCTCCGCGAGGCTCGGCGCGTCCAGGTCCGCGATGGTCGTGACGAACTGGAGCTTGACGTTCCCTCGGGACGTGATGCCCGCCGGGAAGATGGGTTCTGCCATTGCTTCTCCTCCTAAGGAGTGGCCGTGGGGCCGTCAGGCGTAGCCGGGGCGGCTGCGCTGTTCTTGCCGGCGGCCGAGGACTCGGACCGACGTCGGGTACGCGGCTTGGAGGCCGCGGTCTTCTTCGCAGGGGCCTTCGGGCGAACGTGGGGTTTCGCGGGCAGCGGCCGGCCGATCTGGTCCACCGCGGGCTTGTCCAGCACCTTCAACCCGCTGGCGTCGGCGTTCGCACGCGACGTGGTGAACTCGCCGTTCGTGTCACGGACTCGGACGTATTCGATGGTCATGGGACTCCTCAGGTGATCGCGAACCGCCACACGTCCGTGGCGATGTACTTGGGGTCGTCGTACCGGGTGCCGGACCCGGAGCTCTTGCGGATCGGACTGCACCGCCGACCAGGAACGACAGGACGCCGGCGGGTCAGCGCGGCGTCGATGCGGTCAGCGACCCACGCGGCTTCGTTCGGGGTCCGACCGACGGCCATCGTGGCGAGGGTGTAGACGCCGGCACCGGAGTCACCGGACACACGGTCGTTGTCGACCCTGGGGGTGCTGAGCGTGAACGTGCCGTAGATGTCGGGTTCGTTGGCGCCTGCTGTCGCGAGCCCCAGGAACACCGGCGCCCCGGACGTGGGCTGTGCGGCACCGCGTTGGATGACGTGCAGGTCAGGGTGGGCGTCGAGCAGCGTCGACACGGCCGCGGTGACTGCGACGATGCTCACCAGTCCACGACCGCAGTCTCGATGCGCCGTTCGATGCGCCGCGCCCACTCGTCCAACGCCATCTGACCGCTCAGGTGAGCGGTCTGGTTCCTGGACCCGTGCTCGAACGACATGCCCGCCTGCTTCATGCCCTCACGGGGTCCGATCTGCGACGTCAACGGGCCGACCATCCGCGAACGGATCGACGACGGGTACCAGCTGCCGTGGGCGCCGGACGTCTCCCGGGCGTTCTCCTGCCACGTGTCGCGCACGTCGATGCCGGACTGGTCGATCACGGACGACAACCGGCGGGTCGCCTGCATGCCGATCTTCCCGAGGTCGACCGACACCTGGGCGGCGTTGGACGTCACACTGACGGTCACGGTGCCTCCTTCACGACCAGTCGCGTCGCGGTCGCGTCGGACAGGTCATGGTCGGTGCCGATGATGAAGACCTTCCCGAGATGCCTGTCCGCGGTTCCCGGCCCGATTCCGGTGATCCGGATCCGCTGATCGGCCGACACGTCAGGGCAGTCCCATGGCAGGTGGATCTCGGTGGTCCCGTCGGTCTGCCGCTGGTTCCCGATGGTCCGGTCAGAGTCCGCGAACCCCCGGTCCTTGATGCGGCACCGGGACGCGAACAGCACAGCCCACGCCTCCACCTCACGCCCAGTGTCGGGGTCCTGCTCAGCCCGGCCGGTGCTGTACTCCACGACGCACTGGTCCTCCATGCGAGCGCCGGCGGACTGCCGCAGCACCGGCAGACCCGAACGGAAGATGTTCACCCGCCCAGGCCGATCACGTAGGCGCCTCCGAGGGCCACGCTCGGCTGCAACCGGTTGACCTCGTCCGGTTCGAACCGCAAGATCCCCGACGACAGGGCCTGGTCGCGCGTGTAGGAGCCGTCGTCGATGGAAAGCTGCCGGATCCCGTCAGGGTTCCGCAGCACGCGGATCACCGGCGCACACACCGTGGCCGTCGCGAGCTCGACGAAGTCTGCTGCCGTCTCGTCGGCCGGGTCTTCGACCAGGGCCGCCTGCGCCGCGGTGAACCGCTCCCGCAACGCGACGACCTTCGACGCGAGGTCGGCCTCAGCAACACGCAGCAGCCGGGAAGCGACGGTGGTCTCCTCGACGGTGAGGGACCGGAACATCGCTACGACGTCAGCGGTGGTTGCGATGCTCACGATCCCTCACCGCCTTCCGGTCAGAGGACCGACGTGGAGCCGGTGTCGATGTTGTGCTCGACGGTCGCCTTGGTCCCGTCGGGGCGCTCCACCTGGTACGTCTCGACCCGGTGACCGGTCGCCTTGGGCGCCTTGGGAACCTCTCCGGTCTTCACGACCGCGTTCACCGTCCCGTGGCCGGCCTTGGCCGCTGCAGCCTTGTCCGGGGTGGCACTGGACGCGACCTCGGCCGGGTCGGTGGTGTCGGCGGGACCGTCACCGGGTGCGGTGGTCGACGGGCCGTTCAGGTGGGAGTCCAGGGTCGTCGTGTCCGGGTTGTCGCCGGTACTGGGGGCCCCGGTGCTGCCCTCGTCGTGCGCGGCGACCGCTGCACGCTTCTCGTCGGCCGTGCCAGTGTCGGGCAGGCCGCGGTCCTTCAGCGCCTGCTCGAGGTCCTTGCCGGTGAGCTTCTCGCTCATGATGTCTCCTTCGTCAGGTGGTTCGGTGGGGGTCGGCGGTTCGGGGGCAGCCCACGTGGGCTGCCCCCGAACCTGTGTCGATCAGGAGTTCAGGACTCCGCGGATCCGCGCGGCGGCCTTGCCCGAGAACGTCGCGAGACCGCAGTAGAACTCCAGGCGGTGCCGGAACGCCGGCTTCTCCTGCAGCTGCCCGAGGTCCTCGACGTCGACGCCACCGTTCGTCAGGCCGGTGACACCCTGGTCGCCCTCGTCCTCACCGAACTTCACGATGTAGATGCTCGACGCGAGATCGGAGGTCCCCTGGGTCTCGGTCTGCGGCAGGATCGCCGCACCCGCGGCGGTGTTCCCGATGTCCAGGACCGGGATGCCGTTGTAGACCAGGACCCGCTTGCCGGTCAGGTCCTCCTTGAAGATGTCGGTGCCACCGAGACGACGTCCCGACGACCGGATCCGACCGAGGATGGAGCTGTTGGCGTAGATCGCACCGTTCGCCCCGTTGATCCCCGGGACGGCAGCGACGCCAGCGTCGAGGACGTCGAAGAAGTCGTGACCGGCGGTGATCACACCCATGCCGTTGGTGTCGGCGTCGATGACCTGACCACCGGTGAGGCGCTTCTTCAGCCCGTCGAATCCCTTCGGGTCCACGGCGACGTCACCGTTGACGAAGTGATCCTGGAACTTGTACGACGCGGCCTTGATCTTCATGCCGAGCTGCACGGCACGCTGGTCGTTGAGGTTGCCGCGGGTCCGGACGATGAACCGGTCCACGTCGGCGTCGCCGCCGAGGATCGACAGGGTCTCGGTCTTCTGGACCACGACGCCGGTCGACTCGGTGTACGCCTCGTTGACGGACCGGAACGCGACACCCGGGAGCGTCGCCTCCTCGTTGTACGCGTAGGCGTTGCCCTCGATGTCCAGCAGGGGGATCCGGTCCAGGACCGGGGACTCCTGCACGAAGGTCTCGAGCACGCCGCGCTGCAGATCGTCCTGCGAGAGCACGGCTGCCTGGGCGAGAGTTACTGCCATTTCTGGTTCTCCTTGTCAGGTGCGCACAGCAGAACGGTTCTGCACGTGCGGGACTACTTCTTGGTGGATGCGTCGATCGCCGACTTGATGCGTGCCCGACCGGGCGCGACGACGGGCTTGTCGTTGCCTCCGCCGGTTCCGCCGATGCCGGCGTCGCGGTGGGAGGTGGAGCTGGTGCCGTCGTCGAACAGGTAGGGCTTGTTCGTCTTGAGGTCGTCGAGCAGCTTCTGCAGCTGCCCGGAGTCGACCTCACCGTCTTCGACCTTCACCTCGGTGAGGTCAGCCGACAGTTGAGCGATCGCATCGCGCGGATCGCGCATCTTCGCCGCGGCTGCGAGAGCTCGCAGTTCGGCGTTGACCAGACGTGCGTTGTTGACCTGGTCGGCCTCGGCTCGCCCCGCCTTCTTGGCGTCGTCGATCGCCTTCTCGGCCTCGGTCTTGTCCTTGT
The Aeromicrobium marinum DSM 15272 genome window above contains:
- a CDS encoding phage head completion protein, with translation MNIFRSGLPVLRQSAGARMEDQCVVEYSTGRAEQDPDTGREVEAWAVLFASRCRIKDRGFADSDRTIGNQRQTDGTTEIHLPWDCPDVSADQRIRITGIGPGTADRHLGKVFIIGTDHDLSDATATRLVVKEAP
- a CDS encoding major capsid protein; the encoded protein is MAVTLAQAAVLSQDDLQRGVLETFVQESPVLDRIPLLDIEGNAYAYNEEATLPGVAFRSVNEAYTESTGVVVQKTETLSILGGDADVDRFIVRTRGNLNDQRAVQLGMKIKAASYKFQDHFVNGDVAVDPKGFDGLKKRLTGGQVIDADTNGMGVITAGHDFFDVLDAGVAAVPGINGANGAIYANSSILGRIRSSGRRLGGTDIFKEDLTGKRVLVYNGIPVLDIGNTAAGAAILPQTETQGTSDLASSIYIVKFGEDEGDQGVTGLTNGGVDVEDLGQLQEKPAFRHRLEFYCGLATFSGKAAARIRGVLNS